The Imtechella halotolerans DNA window CCAAGAACTGCATTAGGATGATCTTTTTTTAATGCAGCTTGTACAGCTTCCGGCAATGCATCAGCAGCAATCTCTTTGAATTCATCCTGAATATTACTTTCAATAGCCACTTTCGGATATTGAACTGCTGAATTAGCATATGCTGTTAAACCTCCTACAACTAGTAACGATGCTAAAAATAACTTTTTCATAATTTAAATTTTTTAAGATTATAATTTGTTTTCAAGACAATAGATGAAAAGTACATGCCAAAATTTCCAGCAGACAAAACACAATTCACAATATTCTATTAATCAATTTTTTACATCAAAAAAAATACGGATTAAATAAATCCGTATCCGTATACTGTTGTGTATGAACTACACAATAGGTGTATATTTTTTATACATTTTTAGGTTGATGAGCAGGCTTCAATAAATCATTAATTGTCTTTACAGGGTTAAACGTAGTAAGTGGTACTTCTACAAAAATTGTATTCCAATGAGCCATAGCCCCATTCCACAATCCAGGCAACTCCAAGGCCTTAATGACATGTCCTTGATAATTTTTTCGAGTAATAAATGCCTGATTATAATTCACAAAATCTGGCAAATTATATTTCTCCCCTTTATAATTTTTAAGCCCACACACCATATCAACTGGATTAAAATGAGTAGCCTTCTTAAATATAGTTCTTTGCTCCTCATTTTCTAAATCCATTTGAGCAGATTCTACAATTTGAAGAGACCATCTTTCCTCTTCTTTTATCCAAAATGGCCCACCTCCAGGATCTCCCTCATTTTTAACCATTCCACAAACCCTAATTGGTCTGTCAAGCTTACGTCGAACATACTCTAGCATGTACTTTTTGGTATATTTATGCACCATTGTAGGAACAACTACATTCAATTCTTTTAAAAACTCCAATAGTTCAGGAAGTTCCTTCTTCTTTATAACCCCTGAATCAATTTGACTAACATATTTAAAAGATCGCTCTTGAAGCTCTAATAATTTACCAGCTAATATCTTTTTATAGTAGGCTATAGTAGGTTCATACCGACGCATCACTACATTATCTATATTTTGAATAAATACAATATCAGATTGCACTTCATTCAAATTTTCCAATAATGCACCATGCCCTGCTGGTCTAAAA harbors:
- a CDS encoding periplasmic protein; protein product: MKKLFLASLLVVGGLTAYANSAVQYPKVAIESNIQDEFKEIAADALPEAVQAALKKDHPNAVLGKAYVNDKKVYKLEVTIDQSEKVLYSDENGNWIEK